One segment of Streptomyces sp. YIM 121038 DNA contains the following:
- a CDS encoding AAC(3) family N-acetyltransferase, with protein MVITAEQLVATIDELALAQRPVMIHASLRSFGEPIEGGADAVLDALLSRGCTVLVPSFTEPQFGVIPPITMRPARNGIDYAALPDEAAARPEAAAHYTVDCGVINPGMGVLPTRLLARGAARRGQHPLNSFAAIGPQAAELVDTQTPTNVYGPVRALADTNGSILLVGVGLNRMTALHLAEQDSGRQLPIRWARTADDRVIMVETGSCSEGFPRLGPWLQPLARTARVGGCLWSVYPAKETLAAAVDAMISDQGVTHCADAGCLACRDSVAGGPIGPISLG; from the coding sequence ATGGTGATCACTGCCGAACAACTCGTCGCAACCATCGACGAACTGGCACTGGCGCAACGGCCGGTCATGATCCATGCATCGCTTCGGTCCTTCGGCGAGCCCATCGAGGGCGGAGCGGACGCTGTACTGGACGCCTTGCTCTCCCGCGGCTGCACCGTGTTGGTCCCGTCGTTCACCGAACCGCAGTTCGGCGTCATTCCACCAATTACGATGCGCCCGGCCCGCAACGGCATCGACTACGCGGCTCTGCCCGACGAGGCGGCGGCCAGACCCGAGGCAGCCGCCCACTACACCGTCGACTGCGGCGTCATCAACCCAGGCATGGGCGTACTGCCGACCCGACTGCTCGCCCGAGGCGCGGCGAGGCGCGGCCAGCACCCGCTCAATTCCTTCGCAGCCATCGGGCCACAAGCCGCCGAACTCGTCGACACTCAGACCCCGACCAATGTGTATGGACCCGTGCGTGCCCTTGCAGACACCAACGGCTCCATCCTTCTGGTGGGTGTCGGACTGAACCGGATGACCGCGCTCCACCTGGCCGAACAGGATTCCGGCCGACAGCTGCCCATCCGCTGGGCGCGCACAGCAGACGACCGAGTGATCATGGTGGAGACAGGCTCGTGCTCAGAGGGATTCCCACGCTTGGGACCCTGGCTGCAGCCGCTGGCACGCACTGCCCGGGTGGGCGGGTGCCTGTGGAGCGTCTACCCAGCGAAGGAGACCCTTGCCGCCGCGGTCGACGCCATGATCTCCGATCAGGGCGTCACCCACTGCGCCGACGCCGGTTGCCTCGCCTGCCGGGACTCGGTGGCCGGCGGTCCGATCGGCCCGATTTCGCTGGGATGA